Sequence from the Argopecten irradians isolate NY chromosome 12, Ai_NY, whole genome shotgun sequence genome:
ATTAAAAGAATTATTCGACCTTTACGTGCGAAAGATATCGTTTcgaaggattttttttttatagaaaaacatatttgtgaagataaaattgtgtttaaatatttttatttgactACAAATTTATGGATAGGTAAACATTTCAATACCAATAACAACATACTTGACATCTCTGTAAGAGTCTTGTGTCAGGCGTGTCCTTAAATAACATTCAGTATTATATACAGTTTAACACAAGAGGTTAACAATACCAATGCTTTGTAACATTAATCATATCTCATTTTCTCGAAGATACCAACAAGCTACACAGGTAGTAAACGTTATCAAGTAAGTTTCGTAACTAATTGCAATATTTCAGAACACTCATCATTACCATTTTCATCAATCTACGCAATATAACTATTAATTTGGTTTTTGATACAAAGAATGTCTATTTGTTCTAATTTGAAGTCTTTGAATGTGTCATTAACATCACAATAAAGTGTCTTTTGACAAGTCTTACTTgttatttaaacaattaaacGAGACTCATTCTAGAATAGCAAGTACAGACGAGCATGACATACGTTGCTGATGATTGTCGACCCATACAGTAAAATTAATAGTCCAATCTTCAAAAATATCGCATGATTTTACAATAACGGTCAAGTCTACGTATGCATATATAACGGCAATCCGATTAAAATCATCTGTTCGTGATTTGGTTTACCAAGTACTACGCATGAAATGAGGTACGAACACACCATGAACAGTTGCTTTTAATAGGATTACATAATGGTTGTTAAGTCATGTTGAAACTTTATAAAATTAGTACATTGATTACAAACTAGAACGCGGGAAGAATCTGTCATACAACTTCGAAATACAACTTAAATCTTTATGAACATTGCGGTTATTTTGTCATAACCTCAATGTCACAATGCTATATTAGTTTCTTCAATGCGTTTTCCTTCAGACTTTTGGTAACcacattatatgtatttatattgttgacGTCTGAACTGACATTCTTTACCGGGAGGAAAAACAACCAAGCATGGCGGTCATTGTTTGATGTTCACGGTCCAGGTCTAACTCCAGGATTTTCTCCAGGAGAATTGTCGTCGACTACAACACGATCAAAAGAATCGGGTTCTACTCGCGCAAAGTTTCCAACGAGGCCATCACCAGAATGATCCGTGGACTCTTCTGGGTTAACAACATACACCATGCTGCGTGCAGCTTGCCTTCTGCGATACATCACTATAGCAAATGAACCCAAACTAAACACTGTCGCAACTACTCCCAATGCAATGTAAATTCCATCGAGACCAAACGATCCGAAGATATGACCACCGCTCTGAGCCAACTCCACGTTTGCTAGGAAAGAGTCGTTGTACGTCGTAGTTAAGTTGGCATTTGTAAGAGTGACCGATGGCTGAATGTCACCATAACTACTTACTGTCCAGTCTGTACTTCCGAAAGCATATTGAGTGGATTCTGAACTGGACTCGTCTTTCACAGTGATTGTGGGCGTTGGGGAAATAATGATGCCACGCTCGAGCGTTGTCGTGGTTTTGGTCGGGGTCGTTGTTGTAGGTAGAGTCGTTGTTGTGAGTGGGGTCGTCGTTGTGGTCCGGGTAGTCGTTGTGGTCGGGATAGTCGTTGTGGTCGGGATAGTCGTTGTTGTAGTTGGAATGCATCTGTCACCAGTCTGGACGTCCTGTATGGGCGTAGATGCGTACTCAATAGGAGAATTGCAATACCCGTGTAATTCTAAACCAATGATGTTTTTTGGCAACAGTAGAACCTCACAGCCGCAGTGTAGAGGGTTGCCTGACAACTTCACAGTTTCCAGAAAATGTGTCCCCCTGAAAATATTCTCCGGAAGGAAAGTGATATTGTTATCAGACAAGTCTACCTTTCGTAGAGATCGTGCGGTATCAAACACTTTCGGAGGGAGTCCTGTCAGCAGATTTGTTCCAAGGTTGAGGTCTTCCATATTGACTTGGGCTTGTAACACATTTGGTGGGATATTGTGTAGTTGGTTTTCTTTCAAATTCAGATCGACCAGTTTTCCGAGGTCGCTCAGAAGAGACGGTGGAAGACTagttaaattgtttttacttagaTCAAGTTTTTCCAACGACATCATATTTCTAAACGCATTCTCGTCTAACACATCCAAAGAGCTGTTAGAAATTACCAGTGTAACCAATGTTCTTCGAAGTTTATCAAACAATGCTGGTGCTATGTTATCTACGAAGTTATTGGACAAGTCCAGACTAGTCAATGATTGCAGGCCCGTGAAGGCTGAAACTTTGATACTTGTAAGCTTGGTATCGGAGAGGTTTAACATTCTTAAACTAGAAAGACCCTGAAACGATTCTGACTGAAGTTCGTATATATCGCATTCAGACAAGTCCAAGGAATCCAACGTCACACTTtcaaacaatccaaatggaAGATCTTCAACACCGTGAAGTTCCAGGTGTTctaaacttttttgtttgtggAAGATTATCCTGGGTAGACTTCGCACACCATCTATTATTATCGTCTTCAAATTTACTGGCATATCCTCGTTGCTGTTAGGCCCAACGGTATTCTCGTGGAACAAATGAGCGGGTAGTCGCATATTGGTGCCCACGATTTCGACGCGATTCAACAGCACAAGGCTCCTCATGATGTCAACAGGAAATTCTCTTAGTTCTCTGCCAACTATTGACAGATTAGATAGTAGAGGTCTCGTGGAGTGTCGGAACAGCTTATCTGGTAGGTAAAGTGCTTCCGTGGCATTCAGCTTAAGTTCTGAAATCCTGAGATTACGGAAAAGGTCCTGTGGAATGTCGACCTGATGAGAAGTAATAGAGAGTTTCTGTAGATCAGTCAGTTGGTTTAAAGAATTCGACGAAAATTCCAATGCTTCTAAACCTCTGATTTCACGAATATATGGCATTTTGTCAAAAGTGTGATTGTTAACGTACTTCAAAACGTTTCCTGATAGATCGAGCGTCAAAATTTGAAAGTTGCTGGAAAGAGATCCTTCTTTTGACACGTTGAATGTTGTGAAGGCATTGAATGAAGCCTTAACATGTCGCAAATTCGGATACTTGTAAAGATGAAGAAGTTGTGATGAATTCACTTTATTCTTAGACATGTTCAAAGTACTTATCCTTCTTGGGAGATCAAGTGGTGTTTCCGTCAGTTGTAAATTTGAGCAGTCTGCCGCCACAGATTGTCCTCGTTGTAACACAGTGATGGAACATTTGCATACAGAACAAGTATAGGTCATGGTAGACTGGGCTGCTGTCGCGGCAGGTTTGGCTGCAGACACTTGTGACACTGGCAAAAATGAAGCCAAATAAACTACCAAAAATGTCGTCTGGATAAGAGTGCACGCCATTACTCGGTCAGTGTCTGCAAGTATATAGAAATAATGGTATTTGCTTAATATCTACAATAACTTAAATCATCATTGTGCATGAACATGTCCATGTAATGAATGCTGAATAATGCTGTTTCTTGTTTGAAAACCAAGTCATCATACATAAGAATAAAGACAAAATCAATAGTTCCTACTAGTTAGCGTAATCAGTTGTACCTTAGATGGACCaattttaaaaatgcttattaaTACATCCTAATTTATTCACgaaaggactaggtatggtaagggtcttttgtggcccccaaatccgctatttttcaaagtgtAATTTTAAGATGAATCTTGCATTTCAAttattaactacatacctgacatatttgatagtgctattagATAATAAAGCAGTTCTAGTTgtcatggcaaccatttttattatacataaattacGCAAAAAGTTTTTCAgctagttaacatagagcgcattctagaacaaactttattatttctcaaaatgatgtattcttcgtgtctgctaattcccttaatatataaagtttgttctaggttgtTCTCTATTGCTTATAAAAgaaaaactgtcaaaaaatatgccaaaattcaccaaatttttaaatttgcataatttatgcaaagtaaCTATgtttatatagcaaaaatatacatctgtcaacaaaaatatcattaagtttttatcaggggcgtattcaatatttcaaacgcagaaactttatttctaaatacttattttgaaatttggtagatttaggggccaaaaagagccattaccataACTTGTCCTTTGATCTAACTCATTAGGAGAGAATTGCTATCTAgacaaattgtttattttaacagGGGCCTAAATGGGCGGGTTTCACTAGTAATtgttattacatttatatattcgtaaatgatttatatattgaCAATCTGAATGTTTTCCTTAGAATCAATTTTTCTGCtatgaatatattttacataaagaATAAAACAGTACTAGACTTCTTTATATTACACAAATGTAATTGTAACCTACAACTGGATGCAACATATTTGTCTGAAGTGCACAAATAAAATGCCAAACTGTAATGTTTAACTAGTGTGTACTGTACCGTACATTAGATATTTTCGAACAATCGTTTCATATGTGATGAAAGACAAGTTCACGGGAGCATGATGTTGACAACTAGGTCTACATGGCTAGTTAGCTACTACAACATCTGATAAGTAGTATACATGCATCATATGCATTAGGCCTATATCATTTACGAGCAGTGCAAAATAAAGCATACGTATTCCCTTAAATCTATCAATAGAATGAACATAGAAATAATTGTTTCTAACGTAGGCCTACGgatattgataatattatgATTATGAGACCATTATGCGACAATTTCATAAATTACACAATAAATCATATTTGTCggtatttattttacaaaagtaTTGACATTTGGAGATCCTTCTTGTCTTGGAATATTTCTAGTAAGTCTTTTTTTTTGAAACAGTAGTAACATGGTCTAAAACTAGGCCATAAGCTTTATTTcgtttttcatgtttttcagTAAAGCTACCACCAAGCCGAGTGCAAAAATTCGATAGGCTATATCATCATAAATGTCTaacaaaaaattacaaaagCTCGTGAATACTGATTAACAAAAGAGAAGTATCATGTTTGTTGCTTGTTTCTAAGTATGCTAAGTTGATAACTTACACTTACATTACAAGGAATGTTTTGTTCAGGTAGTCTCCGGACTTGATGCACAGCAGGTTCTCGTCACTCAGGGTCGTCTGCTTTTGAAGAGTTCattcaggggaggtaatcatTATACCAAATAGAAATGATGGCGCGGGTCTGTTCAAATACTTCCTTTTTATATTTGTCTCGGTGCAGCGCGTTTAAATCAAAATCGTCATTTCTCAATACCTTTCAGTTTTACGATATCGGATATGGATAAAATTACCATATTTTAGCCTACGATGTATATAACACCTGCACTGATAtcactagtccgctaaacctgcgtTTTTTACGtctattaaatatatattaagcatttttttttaaaaaaagccCATTAATATATGCAGGTTTACTGGACTATGAAATCACCATCCATGATACTGATGGTTTGGAAGATGATTAGAAGTTGGTCATATTCACAGTGTGCTACGTATATCTTCGTATAGTgtgggataaaaaaaaaacaaaaaaaaacccagatagGCCTTACCATGTCATTAACGTTGCCAGGGATAAATGCAAAGCCCATAAAAATATAGATCTATTTGTGTATTGAAATTTTGGTTTGTAAAACTTAGTCGAATTTACTATTGCTATCATTTGGCAAAAACATTAATAAGATGTCAgaatcacagggatctgagaattaggtTTATATTGATCTACCCGAGTGTCCATAATTTTAGGGATGTTTTACAAATCAGTAAAAATTCTGCATTGTCATTTTGTGTTCACGTATTCCTGTTGTAAAACTGATTTTACCATCTACCATTTATAGCCCGGGTACACGAAAACATCTAATAATTAATGTTCTATGCGACACTCTGAACATGTTTTAAAGTTCTATTAGATCTTGCTTCCTTTAACAAAATAACGTCACGAGTAGAAACGAAATTTTTTGAAACAGGTCAAACAttgaaaattaatgaatttatGAACGTGCCAAAACAGCTCTTTTACAGGAAATTCGCTTAAAAATGATGTATTAAACCGACAAAAATGGGTCAGTTTACAAATTATGTGGTGATTTCAGATCTCGCCAGAGAAAGTGATCAGCtataaacacacacaaaaaaaaactatttataaGTGACACAATACAATAGGGTATCAATGTATGTCCTATAAATAACGGTCACATTGGCAGTATTTACTGGTACGTTTTATGATTGAGGACACTTCAATAAGCACAAATAACAACACTATTATAAAGGGTAACCATTTAAAGTTATTATTGAATTTGAACCTTAACCAATTGTTAAATGTACAGATCTATGTTGACCGAATTTTACCGCGGCCAGGATGTTGGCCGACTAAAAGAAAGTGTAGGTCAGGCTGTTGTGGGTAGGGTTTAGATTTGTGCTGGTCGAAATAAAAACTAATGGAATACGCTGTTTGGCACTGCATTCATATTTGGTTTGGTCTCATTAATTAGTTaaagtccttttaacagccataATTGTTTATGGACGTGTCTTGTTTGTTGGTTGAGGAAAGCCGGGGTATCCGGAGAAAACCCACCGACAAgtagtcagtacctggcaactgccccacatgggactCAAACTTGCGACACAGAGTTGGAGAGCTTGtgggtaatatgttgggacatcttaccCACTCGGGTATATGTTAACACATTTGTTGAGTGTTACCTTCTCTCCCAACCTATAAGTCTAAAATAGAGTTTTACCTCACTCCACCCCAGTCGCACCCCTTTTATGTGTTTTATagatgatattttttcaatgcAATATACAGGTAAGAATCAAAATTATGCGTTGTACTTATCTCTAGTGAGTATTGGTACTTTTTCTGGCTTTGAAATACACATGGAACTGTAAGATCCAAGTGTCATATTTAGCTGTCTCTTAAATACTTATTTCAGGACTTTTGAAATAACTAAAAAATGTATCAGTCCTGACATCGAACAAGATCACTATGTTGATTAACATGAGAGCAATCAAGTGAATATCTTGATCCCTAG
This genomic interval carries:
- the LOC138304715 gene encoding leucine-rich repeat-containing protein 15-like; amino-acid sequence: MACTLIQTTFLVVYLASFLPVSQVSAAKPAATAAQSTMTYTCSVCKCSITVLQRGQSVAADCSNLQLTETPLDLPRRISTLNMSKNKVNSSQLLHLYKYPNLRHVKASFNAFTTFNVSKEGSLSSNFQILTLDLSGNVLKYVNNHTFDKMPYIREIRGLEALEFSSNSLNQLTDLQKLSITSHQVDIPQDLFRNLRISELKLNATEALYLPDKLFRHSTRPLLSNLSIVGRELREFPVDIMRSLVLLNRVEIVGTNMRLPAHLFHENTVGPNSNEDMPVNLKTIIIDGVRSLPRIIFHKQKSLEHLELHGVEDLPFGLFESVTLDSLDLSECDIYELQSESFQGLSSLRMLNLSDTKLTSIKVSAFTGLQSLTSLDLSNNFVDNIAPALFDKLRRTLVTLVISNSSLDVLDENAFRNMMSLEKLDLSKNNLTSLPPSLLSDLGKLVDLNLKENQLHNIPPNVLQAQVNMEDLNLGTNLLTGLPPKVFDTARSLRKVDLSDNNITFLPENIFRGTHFLETVKLSGNPLHCGCEVLLLPKNIIGLELHGYCNSPIEYASTPIQDVQTGDRCIPTTTTTIPTTTTIPTTTTTRTTTTTPLTTTTLPTTTTPTKTTTTLERGIIISPTPTITVKDESSSESTQYAFGSTDWTVSSYGDIQPSVTLTNANLTTTYNDSFLANVELAQSGGHIFGSFGLDGIYIALGVVATVFSLGSFAIVMYRRRQAARSMVYVVNPEESTDHSGDGLVGNFARVEPDSFDRVVVDDNSPGENPGVRPGP